A DNA window from Hordeum vulgare subsp. vulgare chromosome 1H, MorexV3_pseudomolecules_assembly, whole genome shotgun sequence contains the following coding sequences:
- the LOC123428809 gene encoding protein FAR1-RELATED SEQUENCE 5-like has product MPFAPIVTMNKHLQTVLLGCALLPNEQIETFKWVFENILLAMNNEHPLNIMTDHDKAMETAISQVFPNTMHICCKWHVHRKAHEKLGRIMSRDEVFEQAFYTCINDSDTVDELEENWQHMIHCFELVENRHLCNMWRTLHTWVRAFFRKCFFLFTSTTGRSKGLNSYFKTLLNPQDSVWRFVQQYEMLQETMLDREDNQAFVGAATTTPLYSRYNIERQSVGFYTQSVFSKFQAEGAASTGFVLNQVPSLVIRGVKFELFSNYYEEPKIFTVNVEMEQEIFECRCNCFEMNGIVCAHIIRVMVHLNVQAIPQRYLLERWSEQAGSSHGWLHKLVAMMLPTKY; this is encoded by the exons ATGCCATTTGCTCCGATTGTCACAATGAACAAACATTTGCAAACGGTGTTGCTCGGTTGTGCCTTGCTACCAAATGAACAGATTGAAACTTTCAAGTGGGTCTTCGAGAACATTCTGCTTGCAATGAACAATGAACACCCATTAAACATTATGACAGACCATGACAAGGCCATGGAAACTGCCATATCTCAAGTCTTCCCCAACACGATGCACATATGCTGCAAATGGCATGTCCATAGAAAAGCTCATGAGAAGCTTGGCAGGATAATGAGCAGGGATGAGGTTTTTGAGCAGGCTTTCTACACGTGCATCAACGATTCTGACACCGTTGATGAATTGGAGGAGAACTGGCAGCATATGATACATTGCTTCGAATTAGTTGAGAATAGACATCTTTGCAACATGTGGCGCACCCTTCACACGTGGGTCCGAGCGTTCTTTCGGAAGTGCTTCTTCCTATTTACAAGCACTACTGGGAGGTCAAAGGGGCTAAACTCCTACTTCAAGACACTTCTGAACCCTCAAGATTCAGTGTGGAGGTTTGTGCAACAATATGAGATGCTACAGGAGACTATGCTAGACCGTGAGGACAATCAAGCTTTCGTTGGTGCAGCAACCACAACCCCGCTTTACTCTAGATACAACATTGAACGTCAGTCAGTTGGTTTCTACACTCAAAGCGTGTTTTCCAAGTTTCAAGCAGAAGGTGCTGCATCCACAGGCTTTGTGCTAAACCAAGTTCCTTCTCTTGTCATTAGAGGTGTGAAATTTGAGCTCTTTTCAAATTACTATGAAGAACCCAAGATATTTACAGTAAAtgttgagatggaacaagagatATTTGAGTGCAGGTGCAATTGTTTCGAAATGAATGGCATCGTATGTGCGCATATCATTAGAGTCATGGTCCACCTAAATGTCCAAGCTATACCACAACGCTACTTGCTAGAACGTTGGTCGGAACAAGCAG GAAGTTCACATGGATGGCTTC